A stretch of Bos mutus isolate GX-2022 chromosome 8, NWIPB_WYAK_1.1, whole genome shotgun sequence DNA encodes these proteins:
- the LOC102270805 gene encoding histone H2B type 1-N: protein MPEPSKSAPAPKKGSKKAVTKAQKKDGKKRKRSRKESYSVYVYKVLKQVHPDTGISSKAMGIMNSFVNDIFERIAGEASRLAHYNKRSTITSREIQTAVRLLLPGELAKHAVSEGTKAVTKYTSSK from the coding sequence ATGCCTGAACCCTCGAAGTCCGCTCCGGCCCCGAAGAAGGGCTCCAAGAAGGCAGTGACCAAGGCGCAGAAGAAGGACGGCAAGAAGCGCAAGCGCAGCCGCAAGGAGAGCTACTCCGTGTACgtgtacaaggtgctgaagcaGGTCCACCCGGACACCGGCATCTCGTCCAAGGCCATGggcatcatgaactccttcgtcAACGATATCTTCGAGCGCATCGCGGGCGAGGCGTCGCGCCTGGCTCACTACAACAAGCGCTCGACCatcacatccagggagatccagacgGCCGTGCGCCTGCTGCTTCCCGGAGAACTGGCCAAGCACGCCGTGTCTGAGGGCACCAAGGCCGTCACCAAGTACACCAGTTCTAAGTGA
- the LOC102281065 gene encoding interferon beta, translating to MTHRCLLPVVLLLCFSTTALSRSYSLLQFQQRRSLAVCQKLLWQLPSTPQHCLEARMDFQMPEEMKQEQQFQKEDAILVMYEMLQHIFGILTRDLSSTGWSETIIEDLLEELYGQMNRLQPIQKEIMQKQNSTTGDTIVPHLGKYYFNLMQYLESKEYDRCAWTVVQVQILTNFSFLMRLTGYVRD from the coding sequence ATGACCCACCGTTGCCTCCTCCCAGTGGTTCTCCTGCTGTGTTTCTCCACCACAGCTCTTTCCAGGAGCTACAGCTTGCTTCAATTCCAACAAAGGCGGAGCCTTGCAGTGTGTCAGAAACTCCTGTGGCAGTTACCTTCAACTCCTCAACATTGCCTCGAGGCCAGGATGGACTTCCAGATGCCTGAGGAGATGAAGCAAGAACAGCAGTTCCAGAAGGAAGATGCCATATTGGTCATGTATGAGATGCTCCAGCACATCTTCGGCATTCTCACCCGAGACCTCTCCAGCACTGGCTGGTCTGAGACCATCATCGAGGACCTCCTTGAGGAACTCTATGGGCAGATGAATCGTCTGCAGCCAATCCAGAAGGAAATAATGCAGAAGCAAAACTCCACTACGGGAGACACGATCGTTCCCCACCTAGGGAAATATTACTTCAACCTCATGCAGTACCTGGAGTCCAAGGAGTACGACAGGTGTGCCTGGACAGTCGTGCAAGTGCAAATACTCACGAACTTTTCTTTCCTGATGAGACTAACAGGTTACGTCCGTGACTGA